From a region of the Bacteroidota bacterium genome:
- a CDS encoding nucleotidyltransferase domain-containing protein, whose product MVRPVRAADVAEVVYDEERWRLFKEFRARTLELMEALSKQGFDPIVHGSVARGDVGKSSDIDVFVPYVVPSYKVELALREAKLELTKREIIMATPWQLPKAHLYIEEDRSTTFPLVKPKQLELEFYYFGGAANLEQVKRTVRVPGVDKRLMLIEPIPRGHVESPVIGREAEVAKRVDVGLEIVRERVQVLTRRADIGRTGIFVQRELAPDENFEAVFKKLVEENPAMKLRLKEK is encoded by the coding sequence ATGGTTAGACCTGTTCGTGCCGCTGATGTTGCAGAAGTCGTTTACGATGAGGAGCGCTGGCGACTTTTCAAGGAGTTTCGAGCGCGTACGCTTGAATTGATGGAAGCACTATCAAAGCAAGGGTTCGATCCGATCGTGCACGGGAGTGTCGCCCGAGGTGACGTCGGCAAAAGCAGCGACATCGATGTGTTCGTCCCCTACGTCGTGCCATCCTACAAGGTTGAGCTGGCCCTTCGTGAGGCCAAGCTCGAGCTGACGAAGCGGGAGATAATCATGGCGACCCCTTGGCAGCTCCCCAAAGCGCACCTCTACATCGAAGAAGACCGTTCGACCACTTTCCCGCTGGTGAAGCCGAAACAGCTGGAGCTTGAGTTCTATTATTTCGGGGGAGCGGCGAACCTCGAACAGGTCAAGCGAACAGTTCGTGTGCCGGGCGTGGATAAACGCCTGATGTTGATCGAGCCCATACCGCGGGGACATGTCGAAAGCCCAGTTATAGGCAGAGAAGCTGAGGTGGCGAAACGGGTCGACGTTGGTTTAGAAATTGTGCGAGAACGTGTACAAGTTCTGACACGGCGGGCCGATATTGGCCGTACTGGAATTTTTGTGCAGCGCGAGCTTGCTCCGGATGAAAACTTTGAGGCGGTTTTCAAGAAATTGGTGGAGGAAAATCCAGCGATGAAACTTCGTCTTAAGGAAAAATGA